Proteins encoded in a region of the Xylocopa sonorina isolate GNS202 chromosome 11, iyXylSono1_principal, whole genome shotgun sequence genome:
- the Tdg gene encoding thymine DNA glycosylase, with translation MQVATLFRESATLLGASSLDPPQTHHHQAMHPQQQQQQQLQQHPADLHLTHHMQHHYKLSYPSPVQNGGPNGTTMNCGGSQGVMVKQEARDDGYETSPDLEMRSTGGDSSQQYHTPLTPHTPHTPHTPHTPLTPISATAHQPQQPGSTASTLGQMAIKCETPVDPYSFVDEEMSMSGMRTASSPIGNPENMTCPAGGQTTLATPTSTPSGPLSGPQHLQMNLAVMNGNVNPQLVHSTHQPKKRGRKRKSEMILTPEEAELAEAKKRAKTYKERKKHDRFDGMPEEEVSKRVLPDHLTNNLDIIIIGINPGLFAAYKGHHYAGPGNHFWKCLHLSGLTPEPLTADDDYKLLRFGIGFTNMVARATKGSADLTRKEIKEGSHILLEKLRKYKPKIAVFNGKLIYEVFSGKKEFGFGRQPNLVEGTNTYMWVMPSSSARCAQLPRAADKVPYYAALKKFRDYLNGMISHLDESDIVFADSKLKKKEQEAIEDKKPVFCEELMNDGEGRITDANGTGIKQESSSQIPGKKKRGRPKKIKNPEDQPPPDPEKLDANGEVIKKRRGRPKKIHQQQKQQEREMKEREQQQQQQHQSMGHIGDGYGSVVPNCFSPPKTFAHMAPYPQPINDSGYYGQGMNDSPYSINAKQSPVHLQHYSQSPKSMSLSFTHSDLSSEINTAISSENNLEPSPLTSPSVEHPDFEPPTSISQQNMNNDHRQYNPAGNGETAGHHGSPGTPSHSSYTSYMGYHEQTSEPHNPHPHQTTPTPLSQATDEHSHHSHPTPPHTHPHTPTHASMSPHHPHEQYAMKRNAGQDVASKSLSDLESLVDQIPSIADGGSQRLQHAHPGMTDDGSLAEKMEAHHQSYLSGFSGMPNTGMSNYSPPLAPHGAIYPTSLHHSPNEGYGSLYGMNGRQHQDSQQQQQQQQQQQQQQQQHHHQQQQQQQQQQQQQQQQQQQQQQQQQQQQHSKSYTVENLASSNYTPSMSHGHPGNSYPNIIPGPHYPVPMGSTNGYLFGGLESSLMQRTYGMSGMSGMGGMHPSLGHMANPYSYNGSYSSSFDAYPAPPAGIHAPSANYPGSYASVGSTTPGTSTPPSYLPSHHRPSVDLAYDGV, from the exons ATGCAGGTGGCAACGCTGTTTAGGGAAAGCGCCACCCTGCTGGGTGCCTCTAGCCTGGATCCCCCGCAGACTCACCATCATCAGGCTATGCAcccgcaacagcaacaacagcaacagcttCAACAACATCCCGCTGATCTGCATTTAACTCATCATATGCAGCATCATTACAAACT ATCGTATCCATCGCCTGTGCAGAATGGAGGGCCGAATGGGACAACGATGAATTGCGGTGGTTCTCAAG GAGTGATGGTAAAGCAGGAGGCGAGGGATGACGGTTACGAGACAAGTCCGGACCTCGAGATGAGGAGCACCGGCGGTGACAGCAGTCAACAGTACCACACGCCGCTGACACCGCACACACCGCACACACCACACACGCCGCATACACCCCTCACGCCAATATCGGCGACAGCGCATCAACCCCAACAACCTGGCTCGACCGCATCCACCCTCGGACAG ATGGCGATCAAGTGCGAGACCCCGGTGGACCCGTACTCGTTCGTCGACGAGGAAATGTCGATGAGCGGGATGAGGACGGCTAGCAGCCCGATCGGCAATCCGGAGAACATGACGTGTCCGGCTGGAGGGCAAACAACTCTGGCTACACCTACCTCGACACCGTCCGGTCCGCTCTCCGGACCGCAACATCTTCAGATGAACCTCGCGGTGATGAACGGCAACGTGAATCCCCAGTTGGTGCATTCGACGCATCAGCCGAAAAAACGAGGCCGCAAAAGAAAATCCGAAATGATTCTCACCCCGGAAGA GGCGGAACTGGCCGAGGCGAAGAAACGAGCAAAAACGtacaaagagagaaagaagcaCGACAGGTTCGACGGTATGCCGGAGGAGGAAGTGAGCAAACGCGTTCTTCCGGATCATCTTACCAACAATCTCGACATTATCATA ATTGGAATCAACCCGGGACTCTTCGCTGCTTACAAGGGCCATCACTATGCCGGACCGGGGAACCATTTCT GGAAGTGTTTACACCTCAGCGGGCTGACACCTGAACCACTGACGGCGGATGACGACTACAAGCTTTTGCGCTTTGGTATCGGTTTCACGAATATGGTGGCTCGCGCCACTAAAGGTAGCGCCGACCTTACGCGAAAGGAGATCAAAGAAG GCAGTCACATTCTGTTAGAGAAATTACGGAAATACAAACCGAAGATCGCAGTATTCAACGGGAAACTCATATACGAGGTATTCTCTGGAAAGAAGGAGTTTGGATTCGGAAGGCAACCGAACTTGGTCGAGGGTACGAATACG TACATGTGGGTGATGCCATCGAGCAGCGCTAGGTGCGCTCAACTGCCTCGGGCAGCGGATAAGGTGCCATATTACGCGGCACTGAAGAAGTTTCGCGACTACTTGAACGGCATGATCTCCCATCTAGACGAATCGGACATCGTATTCGCCGATTCGAAGCtgaagaagaaagagcaggagGCGATCGAGGATAAGAAGCCTGTGTTTTGCGAGGAGCTTATGAACGACGGGGAGGGCAGAATCACCGATGCGAACGGGACTGGCATCAAACAAGAATCGAGTTCTCAGATACCTGGTAAAAAGAAGAGAGGCAgaccgaagaaaataaaaaatccgGAAGATCAACCGCCACCCGATCCGGAAAAGTTGGACGCGAACGGCGAAGTGATAAAGAAGCGGCGGGGACGGCCGAAAAAGATTCACCAACAACAAAAGCAACAGGAACGGGAGATGAAAGAGCGggagcaacaacagcaacagcaacaccAGAGCATGGGTCACATCGGGGACGGTTACGGGAGTGTGGTACCGAATTGTTTCTCTCCGCCGAAAACGTTCGCGCACATGGCCCCGTACCCGCAGCCGATCAACGATTCCGGTTATTACGGCCAAGGGATGAACGACAGCCCTTACAGTATAAACGCGAAGCAAAGCCCGGTACATTTGCAACACTACAGTCAAAGCCCGAAATCTATGTCGCTCTCGTTCACTCATTCCGATCTATCCTCCGAGATAAATACCGCGATCTCCTCGGAAAATAATTTAGAGCCTTCGCCGTTAACATCCCCGAGCGTCGAACACCCGGACTTTGAACCTCCTACCAGTATCTCCCAGCAAAATATGAACAACGACCATCGCCAGTACAATCCGGCCGGAAACGGCGAGACCGCCGGTCATCACGGTAGTCCTGGCACCCCCTCGCATTCGAGTTACACCAGTTACATGGGCTACCACGAACAGACATCCGAGCCCCATAATCCTCATCCTCATCAGACCACCCCGACACCGTTGAGTCAAGCTACCGACGAACACTCGCACCACTCCCATCCGACTCCGCCGCACACGCATCCCCACACGCCGACTCATGCCTCGATGTCGCCCCATCATCCTCACGAACAGTACGCCATGAAAAGGAACGCCGGTCAAGACGTAGCCTCCAAGAGTCTCAGCGACCTCGAATCTCTAGTCGACCAGATACCGAGTATAGCCGACGGCGGTAGTCAGCGTCTCCAACACGCGCATCCCGGGATGACGGACGACGGATCTCTCGCGGAAAAAATGGAAGCGCATCATCAATCTTATCTATCGGGCTTCTCCGGGATGCCGAACACCGGTATGTCCAACTACAGTCCGCCCTTGGCACCGCACGGTGCCATCTATCCAACCTCGTTGCATCACTCTCCGAACGAAGGGTACGGCTCGCTTTACGGCATGAACGGGCGGCAACATCAAGACtcgcaacaacagcagcagcagcagcaacaacaacaacaacaacagcagcaacatcatcaccaacaacaacaacaacaacagcagcagcagcaacaacaacaacaacaacaacaacagcaacaacaacaacaacaacaacagcaacataGCAAGTCTTATACCGTTGAGAATCTTGCGTCTAGCAATTATACGCCGAGCATGAGCCACGGGCATCCTGGTAACTCGTATCCGAATATAATACCCGGTCCTCATTACCCTGTGCCGATGGGATCGACGAACGGATATCTTTTCGGCGGTCTGGAGTCGAGCTTGATGCAACGCACTTACGGGATGAGCGGTATGAGCGGTATGGGAGGAATGCATCCATCCCTCGGTCACATGGCCAATCCTTATTCCTACAACGGTTCGTATTCTAGTTCCTTCGACGCCTATCCGGCACCGCCGGCGGGGATTCACGCGCCCAGCGCCAATTATCCCGGTAGTTACGCGAGCGTTGGTAGCACAACGCCAGGTACTTCTACGCCACCGTCTTATCTCCCCTCTCATCACAGGCCGTCGGTCGACCTCGCTTACGACGGTGTATGA